One Setaria italica strain Yugu1 chromosome II, Setaria_italica_v2.0, whole genome shotgun sequence DNA segment encodes these proteins:
- the LOC101763859 gene encoding uncharacterized protein LOC101763859, with protein MGDVVEEADLADPNPDVQDLFQHYDRLYFRGALAGAGFIVKWASSPAFSSFGSCTFSKPRNTITLSEPVLKYLSCTDRKNALLHEMIHAIIYVKHHRKDRSHGPLFRAWMDAINSCSIKDHQKPDGGYNITTRHDFSPEEPHSLLKGTLWKCGSCGDTHFRATNQGPPSDACCIENVKSGTPCGNMLCHWHNHKNDCRGTYEKTKLESDALSQKKVPGGAQLLLTSPSEMSKSKGAIQESSSSALQGNTKATKPSDEDKHIPLVSGSNGKPQGSSSVKKAGKRRWPEVVPETSVLLAEFPRKSKGKQDLVAAEDDLFSLVSCGAPKSSRSSKKVVKADMQRKPEDVQKPSGLPASPQGKPNQKKVGKQHKPDDQKPSVLPSTLLGTPKLKHALVTTEKDKPFSAEGCNDTKSLGSTSKKAEEQHEPQIAQKACSQTAYPQKILKPDLVALEKKEPSPTMGCSNEKLLDRSSSKKAHRQHEPEDIRKTILPAALKKAGEWHEPQIAQKACSQPAYPQKILKQELAVLEKKEPSPTMGCSNEKLLDRSSSKKAHRQHEPEDIRKTTVLPAAPGSKPKASGFVASGNQRKGKCKRKPVREKEYAVMSAYLDYYESDRSSGSTESLVNKRTERRKRERERARILTYSRSKKLNPAAPLVYSRTNASVSSHRIEMLPHRDGLIQQSLPPPPCSDNAILTTANQVVVTEATGDHSEPSAPCLDIVPLQPAEPPGLTPPDQSTAPDIIDISDDDLP; from the exons ATGGGGGATGTAGTGGAGGAGGCGGACCTCGCGGACCCGAACCCGGACGTGCAGGACCTGTTCCAGCACTACGACCGCCTCTACTTCCGgggcgcgctcgccggcgccggcttcATCGTCAAGTGGGCTTCCTCGCCAGCCTTCAG TTCCTTTGGATCTTGCACCTTTTCTAAACCGCGCAATACCATAACACTCTCCGAGCCGGTTCTGAAGTATCTCTCATGCACTGACCGGAAGAATGCATTGCTGCATGAAATGATTCATGCAATCATATATGTTAAGCATCACAGGAAGGACCG CTCCCATGGCCCTCTTTTCCGTGCTTGGATGGATGCTATTAATTCGTGCTCAATAAAAGATCACCAG AAACCAGATGGTGGGTACAATATCACCACCCGCCATGATTTCAGTCCAGAAGAGCCCCACAGCCTTTTGAAGGGTACCTTGTGGAAG TGCGGATCTTGTGGAGATACACATTTTAGGGCTACAAACCAGGGTCCTCCGTCTGATGCCTGCTGCATTGAGAATGTTAAAAGTGGCACACCTTGTGGAAACATGCTTTGTCACTGGCACAA CCACAAGAATGATTGTCGTGGCACGTACGAAAAAACAAAGTTGGAATCAGATGCACTATCTCAAAAGAAGGTTCCAGGAG GTGCTCAGTTACTTCTGACTTCCCCATCAGAAATGTCCAAGTCAAAAGGAGCCATTCAAGAATCCAGTTCGTCTGCGTTGCAGGGGAATACTAAAGCCACAAAACCAAGTGATGAAGACAAGCATATTCCTCTAGTGAGTGGTAGCAATGGGAAACCTCAGGGGAGTAGTTCCGTGAAGAAGGCAGGCAAGAGGCGCTGGCCAGAAGTTGTTCCAGAAACAAGTGTTCTCCTTGCTGAATTTCCAAGAAAATCAAAGGGGAAGCAAGATTTGGTTGCAGCAGAGGACGACCTTTTCTCTCTAGTCAGTTGCGGCGCTCCAAAGTCTTCAAGAAGTAGCAAGAAGGTTGTCAAGGCAGACATGCAGCGTAAGCCTGAGGATGTTCAGAAACCCAGTGGTCTGCCTGCTTCGCCCCAAGGAAAACCGAATCAGAAGAAAGTTGGCAAGCAGCATAAGCCTGATGATCAGAAACCCAGTGTTTTACCTTCTACACTCCTAGGAACACCAAAACTGAAGCATGCATTGGTCACAACAGAGAAGGACAAGCCTTTCTCAGCAGAGGGCTGCAATGATACAAAATCGCTGGGAAGCACCTCAAAGAAAGCAGAAGAGCAGCATGAGCCCCAGATCGCTCAGAAAGCTTGTTCTCAGACAGCTTACCCTCAGAAAATACTGAAGCCAGACTTGGTTGCACTGGAGAAGAAAGAACCTTCCCCTACAATGGGCTGTAGCAATGAAAAGTTACTGGACAGGAGCTCCTCAAAGAAGGCACACAGGCAGCATGAGCCTGAAGACATTAGGAAAACCATTCTGCCAGCTGCCTTAAAGAAAGCAGGAGAGTGGCATGAGCCCCAGATCGCTCAGAAAGCCTGTTCTCAGCCAGCTTACCCTCAGAAAATACTGAAGCAAGAATTGGCTGTACTGGAGAAGAAAGAACCTTCCCCTACAATGGGATGCAGCAATGAGAAGTTACTGGACAGGAGCTCCTCAAAGAAGGCACATAGGCAGCATGAGCCTGAAGACATTAGGAAAACCACTGTTCTGCCAGCTGCCCCTGGAAGTAAACCGAAGGCATCAGGCTTTGTTGCATCAGGGAATCAGCGAAAGGGAAAATGCAAAAGGAAGCCTGTGAGGGAAAAGGAGTATGCTGTGATGAGTGCGTATTTGGACTACTATGAATCAGACAGGTCAAGCGGATCAACCGAGTCCCTTGTAAACAAAAGAACAGAgcgaagaaaaagagaaagagaaagagcaAGAATTCTGACTTATTCACGTTCGAAGAAGCTTAACCCTGCTGCACCATTGGTCTACTCTAGGACAAATGCCTCAGTCAGTAGCCACAGAATCGAGATGTTGCCTCACAGGGATGGACTGATACAACAGTCCCTGCCACCACCTCCATGCTCGGACAATGCTATTCTTACTACTGCTAACCAGGTGGTGGTGACTGAAGCCACTGGAGATCATTCCGAGCCGTCTGCTCCATGCCTGGATATTGTTCCACTTCAGCCAGCTGAACCACCCGGTTTAACTCCTCCAGACCAAAGCACTGCCCCTGACATAATAGATATTTCCGATGATGACTTGCCATGA
- the LOC101764941 gene encoding LOW QUALITY PROTEIN: DNA mismatch repair protein MSH6 (The sequence of the model RefSeq protein was modified relative to this genomic sequence to represent the inferred CDS: inserted 1 base in 1 codon) — protein MASRRASNGRSPLVRKQSQITAFFSSSPTPSPSPSTPNAGAPKPSPSPLNPSAARRSTLAAASPSPPKQPMPTPPPAQEEKRGKRDKKERDAAAPVAVAASPAAEVVGRRLRVYWPLDDAWYEGRVEAYDAASGKHCVKYDXGDEEQVDLGKERFEWAAAGEESTPTPARKLRRLRRMSDTAVAKSPAVAEDEEDGAGDSTEHEDWKKDTLAEDDLEEEVELDDEEEVVAVSSRKGKTRNSLPVSGSAPSTLGFGLISASGSTISKKRKKVDVGSLDCAKRFSFEAVNTSGKVDPEMRISCGQKEQTTGNANTALTGEAAERFAQRDVEKFKFLGEGRKDAKGRRPGSPGYDPRTLLLPSQFLKGLTGGQRQWWEFKSQHMDKVLFFKMGKFYELFEMDAHVGAKDLDLQYMKGEQPHCGFPEKNLSVNLEKLAKKGYRVLVVEQTETPEQLELRRKAMGIKDKVVRREICAVVTKGTLTEGEHLLANPDPLYLLSVTESHQQSSKKSEDTCTIGVCIVDVSTNKFIVGQFQDDPERHGLCSILSEMRPVEIIKPGKMLSPETEKALKNNTREPLINELLPSTEFWDAEKTIHEIKQYYSSADKQNNVNDVQDSMDCLPNLLNDLIGAGDKIYALSALGGSLFYLRQTLLDEKILLCAEFEPLACSGLINNIRKHMILDAAALENLELLENIRTGGLSGTLYAQLNHCVTGFGKRLLKRWIARPLYDRGAILRRQSAIATFKGVGHDYAVQFRKDLSRLPDMERLLARLFSSCDKNKRNSSVVLYEDASKRLLQQFTAALRGCQQMFHACSSISTLICTEESQLNDLLSPGTGLPDVSSILDRFRDAFDWSDADSNGRVIPREGCDPEYDATCNAIQEIGSSLKEYLKKQRKLLRCASVDYVNVGKDMYLIEVPESLGGSVPGNYELQSTKKGFYRYWTPELKDLISELSKAEAERESILKGILQNLIQLFVEHHSEWRQLVSVVAELDVLISLSIASDYFEGASCRPTIKESNGPDDTPTFHARNLGHPILRSDSLGKGSFVPNDVKIGGPGNASFIVLTGPNMGGKSTLLRQVCLTIILAQIGADVPAENLELSLVDRIFVRMGARDHIMSGQSTFLVELMETASVLSSATKNSLVVLDELGRGTSTSDGQAIAASVLEYLVHQVQCLGLFSTHYHRLAVEHKDAKVSLCHMACEVGKGEGGLEEVTFLYRLTPGACPKSYGVNVARLAGIPASVLQRANEKSNDFEANYGKRHRMIKDKHASAQSEDKFSAIRDLFRIVNAWPCPDGQAASINMLREVQKLAKVQAVEG, from the exons ATGGCGTCGCGCCGAGCCAGCAATGGCCGCTCGCCGCTCGTGCGGAAGCAGAGCCAGATCAccgccttcttctcctcctcccccacccccTCACCTTCCCCGTCCACGCCGAACGCCGGCGCGCCCaagccctcgccctcgccgctgAACCCCAGCGCGGCGCGGAGGTCCACGCTCGCCGcggcctccccttcccctcccaaGCAGCCgatgccgacgccgccgccggcgcaggaAGAGAAGAGGGGGAAGAGGGATAAGAAGGAGCGGGATGCTGCCGCTCCGGTGGCTGTGGctgcgtcgccggcggcggaggtggtggggaGGCGGCTGCGGGTGTACTGGCCGCTGGACGACGCGTGGTACGAGGGGAGGGTAGAGGCCTACGATGCGGCCTCAGGCAAGCACTGTGTGAAGTACG GAGGCGACGAGGAGCAGGTCGACCTCGGGAAGGAGAGGTTCGAGTGGGCCGCCGCAGGTGAGGAGTCCACCCCGACGCCCGCGAGGAAGCTGCGGCGTCTTCGGCGGATGTCGGATACAGCGGTTGCAAAATCTCCGGCTGTGGcagaggatgaggaggatggcGCAGGGGATTCCACTGAGCACGAGGATTGGAAGAAGGATACTCTCGCGGAGGATGatttggaggaggaggtggaactggatgacgaggaggaggttgtTGCGGTGAGTTCACGTAAGGGGAAGACGAGGAACTCCTTGCCGGTGTCAGGTTCAGCGCCATCGACATTGGGCTTTGGCTTGATATCTGCATCGGGGTCAACAATTtcgaagaagaggaaaaaggtGGATGTGGGTTCATTGGATTGTGCTAAAAGGTTCAGCTTTGAAGCAGTTAATACCTCTGGAAAAGTTGACCCAGAAATGCGGATCAGCTGTGGCCAGA AGGAGCAAACTACAGGGAATGCTAATACTGCTCTTACTGGGGAGGCAGCTGAGCGCTTTGCACAGCGTGATGTGGAAAAGTTTAAATTCCTTGGAGA AGGGCGCAAAGACGCAAAAGGCAGGCGCCCTGGAAGCCCGGGCTATGATCCAAGAACACTTTTATTGCCTTCCCAGTTCTTGAAGGGTTTGACAGGAGGACAG AGACAATGGTGGGAATTTAAATCACAACACATGGACAAGGTTCTGTTCTTCAAG ATGGGAAAATTCTACGAACTATTTGAGATGGATGCACATGTTGGGGCAAAGGACCTTGATCTTCAGTACATGAAG GGTGAACAACCTCACTGTGGATTCCCAGAGAAGAATTTATCAGTGAACTTGGAGAAACTAGCTAAGAAG GGTTATCGAGTTCTGGTTGTGGAGCAGACTGAAACACCTGAGCAACTTGAACTCCGGCGTAAGGCGATGGGTATAAAGGACAAG GTTGTGAGGCGTGAAATATGCGCAGTGGTCACAAAAGGAACACTGACAGAAGGAGAGCACCTACTGGCAAACCCAGATCCATTGTATCTCCTTTCTGTGACTGAAAGTCACCAACAAAGTTCAAAGAAGAGCGAAGACACTTGTACCATTGGTGTTTGCATAGTTGATGTTTCTACAAACAAATTTATTGTAGGACAG TTCCAAGACGATCCAGAGCGCCATGGGTTATGTTCAATTTTGTCCGAAATGAGGCCTGTGGAAATCATCAAGCCTGGTAAAATGCTGAGTCCAGAAACTGAGAAGGCACTAAAGAACAACACAAGGGAGCCTTTAATAAATGAGTTGCTTCCATCCACAGAATTCTGGGATGCAGAAAAGACTATTCATGAGATAAAGCAGTACTACAGCTCAGCAGATAAACAAAACAATGTCAATGATGTACAGGACAGCATGGACTGTCTGCCCAACCTATTAAATGACTTAATTGGAGCAGGTGATAAAATATATGCACTTTCTGCTCTTGGAGGTTCCTTATTTTATTTAAGGCAAACCCTTCTGGATGAGAAAATACTTCTATGTGCTGAGTTTGAGCCCCTTGCATGCTCGGGGCTCATCAACAATATCCGAAAGCATATGATACTTGATGCAGCAGCACTGGAAAATCTAGAACTTTTAGAAAATATCAGAACTGGTGGCCTGTCAGG GACCCTGTATGCACAGTTGAACCATTGTGTTACTGGATTTGGGAAGAGGCTGCTTAAACGGTGGATTGCAAGGCCATTGTATGATCGCGGAGCAATACTAAGGCGTCAAAGCGCTATTGCTACTTTCAAG gGAGTTGGACATGACTATGCTGTTCAGTTTCGTAAGGATTTGTCTAGGCTACCTGACATGGAGCGCTTGCTTGCACGTCTTTTCTCTAGCTG TGACAAAAACAAGAGAAATTCATCAGTTGTTCTTTATGAAGACGCATCAAAGAGACTGCTTCAACAGTTCACCGCTGCTCTTCGTGGTTGCCAGCAGATGTTCCATGCATGTTCTTCTATTAGTACATTGATATGCACGGAGGAGTCTCAACTAAATGATTTGCTCTCACCAG GCACAGGGCTACCGGATGTATCATCTATTTTAGACCGATTCAGAGATGCATTTGATTGGTCAGATGCAGACAGCAATGGTCGGGTCATTCCCCGTGAAGGTTGTGATCCTGAATATGACGCCACTTGCAATGCAATACAGGAGATCGGATCCAGTCTAAAAGAATACCTGAAGAAGCAACGGAAGCTTTTGCGATGTGCATCG GTTGATTATGTTAATGTTGGAAAAGATATGTACCTAATTGAAGTGCCTGAGAGCCTGGGAGGTTCTGTTCCTGGAAACTATGAGTTGCAGTCTACAAAAAAG GGTTTCTATAGGTACTGGACGCCAGAACTGAAAGACCTAATATCAGAACTTTCGAAGGCTGAGGCAGAGAGAGAATCAATATTGAAAGGCATTCTTCAGAATTTGATTCAGCTATTTGTTGAGCATCACAGCGAGTGGAGGCAATTGGTTTCTGTTGTTGCTG AGCTTGATGTCTTAATAAGTCTTTCTATTGCAAGTGATTATTTTGAGGGCGCAAGTTGCCGTCCAACTATCAAAGAATCAAATGGCCCAGATGATACTCCTACTTTCCACGCCAGAAATCTTGGACACCCCATTCTACGAAGTGATTCCTTAGGCAAGGGTTCTTTTGTACCGAATGATGTTAAGATAGGTGGGCCAGGGAATGCCAGCTTTATTGTTCTTACTGGTCCGAATATGGGTGGTAAATCAACTCTTTTGCGCCAAGTTTGTCTTACCATTATATTGGCTCAG ATTGGAGCAGATGTTCCTGCAGAAAACCTTGAACTTTCTCTTGTTGACCGTATCTTTGTTCGAATGGGAGCAAGGGATCATATTATGTCCGGCCAAAGTACATTCTTGGTGGAGCTCATGGAAACTGCCTCGGTGCTT TCATCAGCTACCAAGAATTCTCTCGTGGTTTTAGATGAGCTTGGGCGGGGTACATCGACTTCTGATGGACAAGCTATTGC GGCCTCTGTTCTGGAATATCTAGTTCATCAGGTGCAGTGTCTAGGCTTGTTTTCTACACATTACCATAGGTTAGCTGTGGAACACAAGGATGCGAAG GTATCTCTATGTCATATGGCATGCGAGGTAGGCAAGGGAGAAGGAGGTCTGGAGGAAGTGACTTTCCTTTATAGATTAACTCCTGGTGCATGCCCCAAAAGCTATGGTGTAAATGTTGCTCGATTGGCAG GAATACCTGCTTCAGTGCTTCAGAGGGCTAACGAGAAGTCAAATGACTTTGAGGCCAATTACGGGAAGCGACACCGTATGATCAAAGATAAGCATGCCAGTGCACAGAGTGAGGATAAGTTTTCTGCCATCAGGGATTTATTCCGCATTGTGAATGCATGGCCTTGTCCTGATGGTCAGGCAGCGAGTATAAACATGCTCCGTGAAGTGCAGAAGCTTGCCAAGGTGCAGGCTGTGGAAGGTTAA
- the LOC101765741 gene encoding heavy metal-associated isoprenylated plant protein 25: MDYRYCMTLRMNIDCNGCYQRIRRALLQIRELDSHLIDKRLGRVMVCGAFSPQDVAIKIRKRTNRRVEILDVREAAPASQDGGPGPMP; the protein is encoded by the exons atggacTACAGG TACTGCATGACCCTCAGGATGAACATCGACTGCAACGGGTGCTACCAGAGGATCCGGAGGGCGCTCCTCCAGATCAGAG AGCTGGACAGCCACCTGATCGACAAGAGGCTCGGCCGGGTGATGGTGTGCGGCGCCTTCAGCCCGCAGGACGTGGCCATCAAGATCAGGAAGCGGACCAACCGCCGCGTCGAGATCCTCGACGTCAGGGAGGCCGCGCCGGCGTCCCAAGACGGCGGCCCAGGCCCCATGCCCTGA
- the LOC101765337 gene encoding dihydrolipoyllysine-residue acetyltransferase component 4 of pyruvate dehydrogenase complex, chloroplastic: MASLASPSLSLHAIPGRARLAAAGAPGRRRRMAVVRAKVREIFMPALSSTMTEGKIVSWTAAEGDRVAKGDPVVVVESDKADMDVETFHDGIVAAVLVPAGGTAPVGAPIALLAESEEEVAIAQARAQALSQGQSHEPPPPHAAAAPPPPPPAPVVAPATKGVASPYAKKIAKQHRVDIAGVVGTGPHGRVTAADVEAATGIKPKPKVAPPPPPRPAAVRPAPPGAVLPPVPGGKVVPFTTMQAAVSRNMVDSMSVPTFRVGYSMITNKLDALYEKVKSKGVTKTVLLVKAAAMALTQHPVVNASCRDGKSFSYNSNINIGVAVAIEGGLLTPVLEDVDKLDIYLLAQKWRVLLKKARTKQLQPNEYNSGTFTLSNLGMFGVDRFDAILPAGQGAIMAVGASKPTVVVDKDGFFSIKNEMLVNVTADHRIIYGADLASFLQTFAKIVEDPESLTL; the protein is encoded by the exons ATGGCGTCACTggcttctccctccctctccctccacgCCATCCCGGGGCGCGCGCGCCTTGCTGCTGCTGGGGCgccaggccggcggcggaggatggccGTGGTGCGGGCGAAGGTGCGGGAGATATTCATGCCGGCGCTGAGCTCTACGATGACGGAGGGGAAGATCGTCTCCTGGACTGCCGCCGAGGGGGACCGCGTCGCCAAGGGCGACCCCGTGGTGGTCGTcgagtccgacaaggccgacatGGACGTCGAGACGTTCCACGACGGGATCGTCGCGGCCGTCCTCGTCCCGGCCGGCGGGACCGCGCCCGTTGGCGCCCCCATTGCCCTCCTCGCGGAGTCCGAGGAGGAGGTCGCGATAGCGCAGGCGCGCGCCCAGGCCCTCTCCCAGGGGCAGAGCCATGAACCCCCTCCtccccatgccgccgccgccccgccgccacctcctccagcgCCAGTGGTGGCTCCAGCAACAAAGGGCGTGGCGTCGCCTTACGCCAAGAAGATCGCGAAGCAGCACAGGGTGGACATCGCCGGGGTTGTCGGCACCGGGCCACACGGCCGCGTCACGGCGGCGGACGTTGAGGCAGCTACTGGCATCAAGCCGAAGCCAAAGGtcgctccacctccacccccaCGCCCTGCCGCTGTTCGCCCTGCGCCTCCGGGTGCAGTGCTGCCACCAGTGCCCGGTGGCAAGGTGGTGCCGTTCACAACAATGCAGGCGGCAGTGAGCAGGAACATGGTGGACAGCATGTCAGTGCCAACGTTCCGAGTCGGATACTCCATGATCACTAATAAGCTCGATGCACTATATGAAAAG GTTAAGTCGAAGGGGGTCACAAAGACAGTGCTGCTAGTGAAGGCAGCAGCCATGGCGCTCACCCAACACCCTGTTGTAAATGCTAGCTGCAGAGATGGAAAGAGCTTCAGCTACAACAGTAATATCAACATTGGAGTGGCTGTTGCGATCGAGGGTGGCCTTCTTACACCTGTTTTGGAGGATGTTGATAAG TTGGATATATATCTGCTTGCACAAAAGTGGAGAGTGCTACTCAAGAAGGCACGCACCAAGCAGCTACAACCAAATGAATACAACTCAG GGACGTTTACACTGTCCAACTTGGGTATGTTTGGGGTTGATAGATTCGATGCAATCCTTCCAGCTGGTCAG GGAGCTATCATGGCTGTTGGAGCATCAAAACCTACTGTGGTGGTTGATAAGGATGGTTTCTTCAGTATCAAGAATGAAATGCTG GTGAATGTTACTGCTGATCACAGGATTATCTATGGTGCTGATTTGGCATCATTCCTGCAGACATTTGCAAAGATTGTTGAGGATCCTGAAAGCCTCACATTGTAA
- the LOC101766162 gene encoding putative cysteine-rich receptor-like protein kinase 35 isoform X2, with product MKPRELLERLARPFSSRRSSSESRREREEEADLEAIAAREQRGFRYEALAAATRGFSEKQRLGQGGFGPVYRGRLEDGRDVAVKCLGAGSRQGAREFRNEATLLSRVQHRNVVNLIGYCARGAEDKLLVYEYVPNESLDKILFAPASGHSSSNSHRSRRAELTWARRHEVVVGVARGLLYLHEDAHTPIIHRDIKASNILLDDRWVPKIADFGMARLFPEAGDGRSRVHTRVAGTNGYMAPEYLMHGDLSTKADVFSFGVVVLEIVSGRKNSSFVPPPDSDSDSLLEYAWRLYKKGRSLELLDPAVKSAAVPEQVELCVRIGLLCVQADPRLRPDMKRVVIILSKKQSTLEEPTRPGVPGSRYRRRPHGLRGSHYSAGSSSGTSSPSTSATSHASASASNAMTTSSTHTLRSHGGLPSHREEQE from the exons atgaaGCCGCGGGAGCTCCTGGAGCGCCTGGCGCGGCCCTTCTCCTCCCGGCGCTCGTCCTCCGAGTCGCGCcgcgagcgggaggaggaggcggacctGGAGGCGATCGCGGCGCGGGAGCAGCGCGGATTCAGGTACGAggccctggcggcggcgacgcggggcTTCTCAGAGAAGCAGCGGCTGGGGCAGGGCGGGTTCGGCCCCGTGTACCGGGGCCGCCTCGAGGACGGCCGCGACGTCGCCGTCAAGTGCCTCGGCGCCGGGTCGCGGCAGGGCGCGCGGGAGTTCCGGAACGAGGCCACGCTACTGTCGCGGGTGCAGCACCGGAACGTCGTCAACCTCATCGGCTActgcgcgcgcggcgccgaggACAAGCTGCTCGTCTACGAGTACGTGCCCAACGAGAGCCTCGACAAGATCCTCTtcgcccccgcctccggccACT CCAGCAGCAACAGTCACCGGTCGCGGCGCGCGGAGCTGACCTGGGCGCGGCGGCacgaggtggtggtgggcgtGGCGCGTGGCCTGCTGTACCTCCACGAGGACGCGCACACGCCCATCATCCACCGCGACATCAAGGCCAGCAACATCCTCCTGGACGACCGGTGGGTGCCCAAGATCGCGGACTTCGGCATGGCCCGCCTCTTCCCggaggccggcgacggccgcTCCCGCGTCCACACCCGCGTCGCCGGCACCAACGGCTACATGGCGCCCGAGTACCTCATGCACGGCGACCTCTCCACCAAGGCCGACGTCTTCAGCttcggcgtcgtcgtcctcgagATCGTCTCCGGCCGCAAGAACTCCTCCTTCGTCCCGCCCcccgactccgactccgacagCCTCCTCGAATAC GCGTGGAGGCTGTACAAGAAGGGCCGGAGCCTGGAGCTGCTCGACCCCGCCGTCAAGTCGGCAGCGGTGCCGGAGCAGGTGGAGCTGTGCGTGCGCATTGGGCTGCTGTGCGTGCAGGCCGACCCGCGGCTGCGGCCGGACATGAAGCGCGTGGTGATCATCCTGTCCAAGAAGCAGAGCACGCTCGAGGAGCCGACGCGCCCAGGGGTGCCCGGGTCGCGGTACCGGCGGAGGCCCCACGGCCTGCGCGGCTCGCACTACTCCGCCGGGTCGTCGTCGGGGACCAGCTCGCCGTCCACGTCCGCGACATCGCACGCATCGGCATCCGCGTCGAACGCGATGACGACGTCGAGCACGCACACCTTGAGGAGCCATGGCGGTCTGCCGTCGCACCGAGAGGAGCAGGAGTAG
- the LOC101766162 gene encoding cysteine-rich receptor-like protein kinase 25 isoform X1: protein MKPRELLERLARPFSSRRSSSESRREREEEADLEAIAAREQRGFRYEALAAATRGFSEKQRLGQGGFGPVYRGRLEDGRDVAVKCLGAGSRQGAREFRNEATLLSRVQHRNVVNLIGYCARGAEDKLLVYEYVPNESLDKILFAPASGHSSSNSHRSRRAELTWARRHEVVVGVARGLLYLHEDAHTPIIHRDIKASNILLDDRWVPKIADFGMARLFPEAGDGRSRVHTRVAGTNGYMAPEYLMHGDLSTKADVFSFGVVVLEIVSGRKNSSFVPPPDSDSDSLLEYVRVEAVQEGPEPGAARPRRQVGSGAGAGGAVRAHWAAVRAGRPAAAAGHEARGDHPVQEAEHARGADAPRGARVAVPAEAPRPARLALLRRVVVGDQLAVHVRDIARIGIRVERDDDVEHAHLEEPWRSAVAPRGAGVAEAAGRVQLYICQFLPSLPPSICSC, encoded by the exons atgaaGCCGCGGGAGCTCCTGGAGCGCCTGGCGCGGCCCTTCTCCTCCCGGCGCTCGTCCTCCGAGTCGCGCcgcgagcgggaggaggaggcggacctGGAGGCGATCGCGGCGCGGGAGCAGCGCGGATTCAGGTACGAggccctggcggcggcgacgcggggcTTCTCAGAGAAGCAGCGGCTGGGGCAGGGCGGGTTCGGCCCCGTGTACCGGGGCCGCCTCGAGGACGGCCGCGACGTCGCCGTCAAGTGCCTCGGCGCCGGGTCGCGGCAGGGCGCGCGGGAGTTCCGGAACGAGGCCACGCTACTGTCGCGGGTGCAGCACCGGAACGTCGTCAACCTCATCGGCTActgcgcgcgcggcgccgaggACAAGCTGCTCGTCTACGAGTACGTGCCCAACGAGAGCCTCGACAAGATCCTCTtcgcccccgcctccggccACT CCAGCAGCAACAGTCACCGGTCGCGGCGCGCGGAGCTGACCTGGGCGCGGCGGCacgaggtggtggtgggcgtGGCGCGTGGCCTGCTGTACCTCCACGAGGACGCGCACACGCCCATCATCCACCGCGACATCAAGGCCAGCAACATCCTCCTGGACGACCGGTGGGTGCCCAAGATCGCGGACTTCGGCATGGCCCGCCTCTTCCCggaggccggcgacggccgcTCCCGCGTCCACACCCGCGTCGCCGGCACCAACGGCTACATGGCGCCCGAGTACCTCATGCACGGCGACCTCTCCACCAAGGCCGACGTCTTCAGCttcggcgtcgtcgtcctcgagATCGTCTCCGGCCGCAAGAACTCCTCCTTCGTCCCGCCCcccgactccgactccgacagCCTCCTCGAATACGTAC GCGTGGAGGCTGTACAAGAAGGGCCGGAGCCTGGAGCTGCTCGACCCCGCCGTCAAGTCGGCAGCGGTGCCGGAGCAGGTGGAGCTGTGCGTGCGCATTGGGCTGCTGTGCGTGCAGGCCGACCCGCGGCTGCGGCCGGACATGAAGCGCGTGGTGATCATCCTGTCCAAGAAGCAGAGCACGCTCGAGGAGCCGACGCGCCCAGGGGTGCCCGGGTCGCGGTACCGGCGGAGGCCCCACGGCCTGCGCGGCTCGCACTACTCCGCCGGGTCGTCGTCGGGGACCAGCTCGCCGTCCACGTCCGCGACATCGCACGCATCGGCATCCGCGTCGAACGCGATGACGACGTCGAGCACGCACACCTTGAGGAGCCATGGCGGTCTGCCGTCGCACCGAGAGGAGCAGGAGTAGCAGAGGCAGCAGGGCGAGTCCAACTGTACATTTGTCAATTCTTACCTTCTCTTCCCCCCTCCATTTGTTCGTGCTGA